One stretch of Sander lucioperca isolate FBNREF2018 chromosome 13, SLUC_FBN_1.2, whole genome shotgun sequence DNA includes these proteins:
- the micu2 gene encoding calcium uptake protein 2, mitochondrial encodes MASWGRVAAVLRNVLRSPRSLKTLSLRRAVGPGILGSVIGTGVICYYQYHANNRTLPFAVHAEEPKEPSAPQMSARKMRFIQFASVVYEQEPYMTPRDFLFSVMLENVDRKLHKRHLTTKEVNQMLGVASKAQAGSELFRTIGDNGLISYTEYLFLLTILTKPRTGFHIAFKMLDVDGNEQVDQKEFLKLKKIIATSKKRAPKDSTEKPVEEGESVNTTLQAYFFGERGENKLQYQEFCRFMEDLQAEVQEMEFLQFSKGMDTMRREDFAEWLLHYTDEEDNDIYWENMRKRIPAGQSITFDEFKAFCLFTNNLEDFAFSLKMLTGANRPVGMAHFKRAVRIATGHHLSENVLDTVFKLFDMDGDNCLSHKEFMGVMKDRVLRGLRVQHHNGFSGYWKCVKQETLKGAKEALGETASPI; translated from the exons ATGGCCAGCTGGGGAAGGGTCGCCGCCGTGTTGAGGAATGTTTTGAGGAGTCCTCGGTCTCTGAAAACTTTATCACTGCGCCGTGCTGTCGGACCTGGTATTTTAGGGTCTGTTATCGGAACTGGGGTTATCTGTTATTACCAATATCATGCCAACAACAGGACTCTGCCCTTCGCCGTTCATGCTGAGGAACCAAAA GAACCTTCAGCACCCCAAATGTCTGCCAGGAAGATGCGTTTCATCCAGTTCGCCTCCGTGGTCTATGAACAGGAACCCTACATGACCCCGCGAGACTTCCTGTTCTCTGTGATGCTGGAAAATGTTGACA GAAAGCTGCATAAGAGACATTTAACAACAAAA GAAGTTAACCAAATGTTGGGGGTTGCCTCTAAAGCTCAGGCTGGCAGTGAGCTGTTCAGAACCATAGGAGACAATG GTTTGATATCCTACACAGAGTATCTGTTCCTGCTGACTATCCTGACCA AGCCGCGTACAGGATTTCATATAGCTTTCAAGATGCTGGATGTAGACGGCAATGAGCAGGTGGACCAAAAAGAATTTCTCAAG CTGAAGAAAATCATTGCAACAAGTAAAAAGAGAGCTCCCAAGGACAGCACAGAG AAACCAGTGGAAGAAGGGGAAAGTGTGAACACAACTCTGCAGGCCTACTTCTTTGGGGAGAGAGGCGAAAACAAGCTGCAGTATCAGGAGTTCTGCAG GTTCATGGAGGACCTGCAGGCTGAAGTCCAGGAGATGGAGTTCCTGCAGTTCTCCAAAGGGATGGACACCATGCGTAGAGAAGACTTTGCAGAGTGGCTGCTACACTACACCGACGAAGAAGACAACGACATCTACTGGGAAAACATGAGGAAGAGGATCCCCGCCGGCCAG AGTATCACGTTCGATGAGTTCAAGGCCTTCTGTCTCTTCACCAACAACCTGGAGGATTTTGCCTTTTCACTGAAAATGCTCACTGGAGCCAACCGTCCTGTTGGAATGG CCCACTTCAAACGAGCTGTGAGGATCGCCACAGGCCACCATCTGTCTGAGAATGTGCTGGACACTGTGTTCAAACTGTTTGACATGGACGGGGACAACTGCCTGAGCCATAAGGAATTCATGGGTGTGATGAAAGACAGAGTACTGCGAGGCCTCAGG GTGCAGCATCACAACGGCTTCTCTGGCTACTGGAAATGTGTGAAGCAAGAGACCCTGAAAGGAGCTAAGGAGGCCCTGGGGGAGACCGCGTCCCCCATCTGA
- the LOC116058181 gene encoding interferon regulatory factor 2-binding protein 1-like — protein sequence MSSASQSSSRRQWCYLCDLPKMPWAMLWEFSEAVCRGCVNYDGADRIELLIETARQLKSTHGVLDGRSPGPQQGKPSSAGPLEAGRQHGERLDRGRGEYGVSSRLPNGLHRAEDVSLSEGSRQSPNTRRAIVGAVPSLHGTISHALIAQGLVAAPHGLLAPLSGSRAGATPIAVSAGPIMGEAGRRQVVSLGVGASTSALVGIDSAVWRNNEVMAELNEVTRSRVEGWPNRPKAVRDVLVGLSSCVPFNVRFRKDHNLMGRVLAFDASTTPDFELKVFVEYPVGTGMIYSGVPDLVRQMFRDSAKDAGKAVNSGLRYVEYEKRQGTGDWRGLSELLNDGVRMFKEPPVPEVLPQSDAGLPMAAAGRPIPAKSTARRRKASPGSENGESEGRPDHPTREPWPRGAYSGMEPLPGMATAQEGPPRLHSQPSPISALMGVADSLSSSQMARDSPSMSTAHSSSAGRPTSSSPSTASTSVSQAALGQGLSAVGQSSNASAGESTSSAQGALLCCTLCRERLEDTHFVQCPSVPHHKFCFPCTRGFIRSQGQGGEVYCPSGERCPLAGSSVPWAFMQGEISTILAGDGDVTVKKESDP from the coding sequence ATGTCCTCCGCCTCGCAGTCTTCCTCTAGACGGCAATGGTGCTACCTCTGCGATCTGCCCAAGATGCCCTGGGCCATGCTGTGGGAGTTCAGCGAGGCTGTGTGCCGGGGATGTGTCAACTACGACGGGGCAGACAGAATAGAGCTCCTCATTGAAACTGCCCGGCAGCTGAAGAGCACGCACGGAGTTTTAGACGGCAGGTCCCCCGGTCCACAGCAGGGAAAACCCAGCTCGGCTGGGCCCCTTGAAGCAGGGCGGCAGCATGGAGAGCGTCTTGATAGGGGGAGGGGTGAGTATGGGGTGTCTTCTCGCCTCCCCAATGGCCTGCACAGAGCCGAAGATGTGTCATTGTCAGAGGGCAGCAGACAGAGCCCAAACACTCGCCGGGCTATAGTTGGGGCAGTTCCTAGTCTTCATGGCACTATATCCCATGCCTTGATAGCTCAGGGGTTAGTAGCAGCCCCTCACGGGCTTTTAGCCCCCTTATCAGGCTCCAGGGCTGGGGCCACACCAATTGCAGTCTCAGCTGGCCCCATAATGGGTGAAGCTGGCAGAAGGCAGGTTGTGTCATTGGGTGTGGGAGCAAGCACCTCTGCTCTGGTGGGTATAGATTCTGCAGTGTGGAGGAACAATGAAGTGATGGCAGAACTGAACGAGGTGACGCGTAGCAGGGTTGAAGGCTGGCCAAACCGTCCCAAAGCAGTCCGGGATGTGCTTGTGGGCCTTAGCAGCTGCGTCCCCTTTAATGTGCGTTTCAGGAAAGACCATAATCTGATGGGTCGTGTTCTGGCCTTTGATGCCAGCACTACTCCAGACTTTGAGCTGAAGGTGTTTGTGGAGTATCCTGTCGGCACTGGAATGATCTACTCAGGAGTTCCAGACCTGGTCAGGCAGATGTTCCGCGACTCAGCCAAAGATGCAGGTAAAGCGGTGAACTCTGGGTTACGCTATGTGGAATACGAGAAGCGGCAAGGCACCGGAGACTGGCGTGGGCTGTCTGAGCTGCTGAATGATGGTGTGCGTATGTTTAAAGAGCCCCCAGTTCCAGAGGTTCTGCCACAGTCAGATGCAGGTTTGCCTATGGCAGCAGCCGGACGCCCCATACCGGCAAAGAGCACAGCTCGGCGCCGCAAGGCTTCTCCGGGCTCTGAGAATGGAGAGAGCGAAGGGAGGCCTGATCACCCAACGAGAGAGCCCTGGCCCAGAGGTGCTTACTCAGGCATGGAACCTCTTCCTGGCATGGCCACGGCTCAAGAGGGCCCACCCCGTTTACACAGCCAGCCCTCACCCATCTCGGCGCTAATGGGAGTCGCAGACAGCCTGAGCTCCAGCCAGATGGCCAGGGATAGCCCCAGCATGTCCACAGCCCACTCCTCCTCAGCTGGGCGCCCCACCAGCAGCAGCCCCTCCACTGCCTCCACCTCAGTCTCCCAGGCAGCCTTGGGGCAGGGTTTAAGTGCGGTGGGGCAGAGCAGCAACGCCAGTGCCGGGGAGTCTACAAGCAGTGCTCAGGGCGCTCTGCTCTGCTGCACCCTCTGCCGAGAGCGCTTGGAGGACACTCATTTTGTCCAGTGTCCCTCTGTCCCGCACCACAAGTTCTGCTTCCCCTGTACCCGAGGATTCATCCGCAGCCAAGGCCAAGGCGGGGAGGTGTACTGCCCCAGTGGAGAGCGCTGTCCCCTGGCTGGATCCTCTGTGCCTTGGGCCTTCATGCAGGGAGAGATCTCCACCATCCTGGCCGGAGACGGAGACGTGACAGTAAAGAAGGAGAGCGACCCTTGA